The Daucus carota subsp. sativus chromosome 7, DH1 v3.0, whole genome shotgun sequence genome window below encodes:
- the LOC108193761 gene encoding ribosomal RNA small subunit methyltransferase, which produces MAGGKFKKEKGSSSSSRAQPYQGGIQFHKSKGQHILKNPLLIDSIVQKSGIKPTDIILEIGPGTGNLTKKLLEAGKSVIAVELDSRMVLELQRRFQGTPFSNRLKIIQGDVLKVELPYFDICVANIPYQISAPLTDKLLKHRPVFRCAVIMFQREFAMRLVAQPGDALYCRLSVNTQLFARVFHLLKVGKNNFRPPPKVESSVVRIEPRKPLPQMNFKEWDGLIRICFNRKNKTIGSIFKQKSVLSVLEKNYKTLQALRLSENGSLEDTEMPVDVPILAEAGEDLSMEVDDGEDEDDEEMEVEDVDQKRSDFKDKVISVLKQGGYEEKRSSKLAQADFMHLLSLFNKAGIHFS; this is translated from the exons ATGGCAGGCGGCAAattcaagaaagaaaaggggTCGTCTTCATCATCCAGAGCTCAGCCATATCAAGGGGGCATTCAATTTCACAAGTCAAAGGGTcagcatatattaaaaaacccGCTTTTAATAGACTCAATTGTTCAAAAATCAGGAATTAAGCCTACAGATATCATTCTTGAAATTGGTCCTGGGACTGGTAATCTCACCAAGAAGCTTCTTGAAGCTGGGAAATCTGTTATTGCTGTTGAGCTTGATTCTCGTATGGTTCTTGAGTTGCAGAGGAGGTTTCAGGGGACCCCTTTTTCTAATCGCCTAAAG ATTATTCAAGGTGATGTGCTTAAGGTTGAACTTCCGTACTTTGATATTTGTGTTGCAAACATTCCTTATCAGATCTCTGCTCCTCTGACTGATAAATTATTGAAGCACCGACCAGTTTTTCGATGTGCAGTCATAATGTTTCAGAGGGAGTTTGCCATGAGGTTAGTTGCTCAGCCAGGTGACGCACTCTATTGTCGTCTCTCTGTAAACACTCAGCTTTTTGCTCGTGTTTTTCATTTACTTAAGGTTGGGAAGAATAACTTTAGGCCCCCTCCTAAAGTGGAGTCATCGGTGGTTAGGATCGAACCAAGGAAACCACTTCCTCAAATGAATTTCAAGGAATGGGATGGATTGATCAGAATTTGTTTTAATAGAAAGAACAAGACTATTGGTTCTATATTTAAACAGAAAAGTGTGTTGTCCGTTCTAGAAAAGAACTACAAAACATTGCAGGCATTAAGATTATCAGAAAATGGATCATTAGAGGATACAGAAATGCCAGTAGATGTCCCAATTTTGGCAGAGGCTGGTGAAGACCTAAGTATGGAGGTTGATGACGGagaggatgaagatgatgaggagatggaggtagaagatgtggatCAAAAACGATCTGATTTTAAGGATAAAGTTATTAGCGTGCTGAAGCAAGGAGGGTATGAAGAGAAAAGATCTTCCAAGCTTGCACAAGCAGATTTCATGCATCTTCTTTCTTTGTTTAACAAGGCAGGAATTCACTTTTCATGA